A stretch of Phytoactinopolyspora mesophila DNA encodes these proteins:
- a CDS encoding peptide ABC transporter substrate-binding protein, protein MDGTTMPRRRGTARLRVLAVLAATALAVSACGLFDNGDDANVSEPGSDDAPEQVLKLSSSNLPIIDPQVVTGGMWLSARGIFEGLVVQNEDGTDVEPGMAESWEVSDDGLVYTFQIRDNAAWSNGDPVTASDFERTYERLFTPEAGETGGSTSGANSYQTATNIKGATDLLDGSSEDFSDVGVRAVDDLVLEIELDSPTPGFLMSLTHPSLLPLHMDTVEEHPQDWQEAEHIVSNGPFAIDRWVTNSSMTLVPNEHYWDPENVHLDRIEIALLEAGTAGAATVPYENGEVDIVALANADIIRMENDPELAEHLRVSEAASYVYLATLRSENPLLEDRDIRRALALGIDRDYVAEVTPDGQPGRSLVLGSVPGYEAGIEVDDDLEESRRLLEEAGYPDGEGFPEINLLAGTSNVDVEAIVDSWRRNLGISAKADTVEAGVLVERRWAVQDDDYVGFYYGSFAGTPNWPTMVSSLWSPQDIKEFSLPAEQWTEYQEIQADTDLSTGERNEQLNELLDEYASPEAHELAALVDEAMSELDEARQEELFKEAAKLREEQHLIIPVLWKDRYFAIRPTIQGLNLRPSSDAYYFKGIHIVADD, encoded by the coding sequence ATGGACGGCACAACGATGCCGCGTCGGCGAGGTACCGCGAGGCTTCGCGTTCTGGCGGTCTTGGCTGCCACCGCGCTGGCCGTATCAGCGTGTGGCCTGTTCGACAACGGCGACGACGCGAACGTATCGGAGCCGGGCAGTGACGACGCGCCCGAACAGGTGCTGAAGCTCTCCAGCAGCAACCTCCCCATCATTGACCCGCAGGTGGTCACCGGAGGCATGTGGCTGTCGGCGCGCGGCATCTTCGAAGGGCTCGTCGTCCAGAACGAGGACGGCACCGACGTCGAGCCAGGAATGGCCGAGAGCTGGGAGGTCTCCGACGACGGGCTGGTCTATACCTTCCAGATCCGTGACAACGCCGCGTGGTCGAACGGCGACCCGGTCACCGCGTCCGACTTCGAGCGGACCTACGAGCGGCTGTTCACCCCCGAGGCGGGAGAGACGGGGGGCAGCACATCCGGCGCCAACTCTTACCAGACGGCGACCAACATCAAAGGCGCTACCGACCTTCTCGACGGCAGCAGTGAGGACTTCTCCGACGTCGGAGTCCGGGCCGTAGACGACCTGGTGCTCGAGATCGAGCTGGACTCGCCCACCCCCGGATTCCTGATGTCGTTGACCCACCCGTCCTTGCTGCCGCTGCACATGGACACGGTGGAGGAGCATCCACAGGACTGGCAGGAGGCCGAGCACATCGTCAGCAACGGCCCGTTCGCCATCGACCGGTGGGTCACGAACTCGAGCATGACCCTCGTCCCGAACGAGCATTACTGGGATCCCGAGAACGTCCATCTGGACCGCATCGAGATCGCGTTGCTGGAGGCCGGAACGGCCGGGGCGGCGACCGTGCCGTACGAGAACGGCGAGGTCGACATCGTCGCACTGGCCAACGCGGACATCATCCGGATGGAGAACGATCCTGAGCTGGCCGAGCACCTGCGCGTCTCCGAAGCCGCCTCCTACGTCTACCTGGCGACGCTGCGCAGCGAGAACCCGCTGCTCGAAGACAGAGACATCCGCCGGGCGCTGGCGCTGGGCATCGACCGCGACTACGTCGCCGAGGTGACGCCGGACGGGCAGCCGGGACGTTCGCTGGTCCTCGGTTCGGTGCCGGGTTACGAGGCGGGTATCGAGGTCGACGACGACCTCGAAGAATCCCGACGGCTGCTCGAGGAGGCCGGATACCCGGACGGCGAGGGCTTCCCCGAGATCAACCTGCTGGCCGGCACCTCCAACGTGGACGTCGAGGCGATCGTCGACTCGTGGCGGCGCAACCTGGGCATTTCCGCGAAGGCGGACACGGTTGAGGCCGGTGTCCTGGTGGAACGCAGGTGGGCGGTCCAGGACGACGACTACGTGGGCTTCTACTACGGTTCCTTCGCCGGCACGCCGAACTGGCCCACGATGGTCAGCTCGCTGTGGTCGCCGCAGGACATCAAGGAGTTCAGTCTGCCGGCCGAGCAGTGGACCGAGTATCAGGAGATCCAGGCTGACACCGACCTGTCGACCGGTGAGCGCAACGAGCAGCTGAACGAGCTACTGGACGAGTACGCGAGCCCGGAGGCACACGAACTGGCCGCTCTCGTCGACGAAGCGATGTCCGAGCTGGACGAGGCCCGGCAGGAAGAATTGTTCAAGGAAGCGGCCAAGCTGCGCGAAGAACAGCATTTGATCATCCCGGTGCTGTGGAAAGACCGCTACTTCGCGATCCGGCCGACGATCCAGGGGCTGAACCTGCGGCCTTCTTCAGATGCCTACTACTTCAAGGGCATCCACATCGTCGCTGACGACTAA
- a CDS encoding ABC transporter permease, whose translation MGFATYLGKRVARMVLSLVAVSMITFTLLQMAPGSFADIQRISAGAAQFGGAGTEDMVHAFASRYGDDIPAWQQYLIFMKGAVTWDFGPSYKYPTQDVQDIIAQGFPISATIAIIAVVLSLMIAIPIGVYAAVRQNSKADHSAMFLITLGTALPNYLTGVILVLFFTLTLGVLPSSGWDGPQYMIMPVLALVLGPTAVLARYVRSSMLETLREEYVVAALAKGGRHATVITRHALRNSLIPIVTVLGPLLASLMTGTVFVEALFRIPGLGLYFAQAAASRDMPLLMGTALFFALILMTMNLIVDLVYGYLDPRIRAAGGVSRWRSQQKRSVSQTA comes from the coding sequence ATGGGTTTCGCGACGTATTTGGGTAAGCGCGTCGCACGTATGGTGCTCTCCCTGGTGGCGGTCTCCATGATCACGTTCACCTTGCTGCAGATGGCGCCGGGAAGCTTCGCTGACATCCAGCGGATCAGCGCCGGCGCCGCGCAGTTCGGGGGCGCCGGTACCGAGGACATGGTGCACGCCTTCGCCTCGCGTTACGGCGACGACATCCCTGCCTGGCAGCAATATCTGATCTTCATGAAAGGCGCTGTCACCTGGGACTTCGGCCCGTCGTACAAATATCCGACGCAGGACGTGCAGGACATCATCGCCCAAGGCTTCCCGATCTCGGCCACCATCGCCATCATCGCGGTTGTCCTCTCGTTGATGATCGCCATCCCGATCGGTGTCTACGCGGCAGTGCGACAGAACTCGAAGGCCGACCACAGTGCGATGTTCTTGATCACGCTCGGTACCGCACTGCCCAATTACCTGACCGGCGTGATCCTGGTCCTGTTCTTCACCCTGACGCTCGGTGTCTTGCCATCGAGCGGATGGGACGGTCCGCAATACATGATCATGCCGGTGCTGGCGCTGGTTCTCGGGCCCACAGCGGTCCTGGCCAGGTACGTGCGTTCCAGCATGCTCGAAACACTGCGCGAAGAGTACGTTGTGGCGGCGCTGGCCAAAGGTGGCCGGCACGCCACGGTGATCACCCGGCACGCACTGCGGAACTCGCTGATCCCCATCGTGACGGTGCTCGGCCCGCTGCTGGCGTCGCTGATGACCGGCACGGTGTTCGTCGAAGCTCTGTTCCGTATTCCGGGCCTGGGGTTGTACTTCGCCCAGGCCGCGGCGAGCCGGGACATGCCCCTGCTGATGGGCACTGCGCTGTTCTTCGCGCTGATCTTGATGACCATGAACCTGATCGTGGACCTCGTGTACGGGTACCTCGATCCCCGAATCAGAGCGGCTGGGGGTGTTAGCCGGTGGCGCTCGCAGCAGAAGCGATCGGTCAGCCAGACGGCGTAG
- a CDS encoding ABC transporter permease subunit codes for MALAAEAIGQPDGVEIEKARSHWSRAWGRFRANRLAFISLIFCGILVVTAIAAPWIAPYHFTETNPEARLAPLGTEGHLLGTDLLGRDIFSRLIYGLRTALFVAFGAELASLLVAIIIGLSAGYIGGRVDQGLMGITDVMYAFPSYLFAIVLVTVMGRSLWAVMLAIGISSWVTQARLVRAQVLSVKEREYVEAARSMGASGTTISLRYILPNAVGPLLVTTSFAIPAAISAEAGLALLGLGVQPPTPSWGSMISEGIGYILAAPHMLFLPATLFALTLLAFTWVGDGVRDAFDASGESR; via the coding sequence GTGGCGCTCGCAGCAGAAGCGATCGGTCAGCCAGACGGCGTAGAAATCGAGAAAGCCAGGAGCCACTGGTCGCGTGCGTGGGGCCGGTTCCGGGCGAACCGCCTCGCGTTCATCAGTTTGATCTTCTGTGGAATCCTGGTGGTGACGGCCATCGCCGCGCCGTGGATCGCGCCGTATCACTTCACGGAGACCAACCCCGAGGCCCGGCTGGCGCCGCTCGGCACCGAAGGCCATCTCCTGGGTACCGACTTGCTCGGGCGGGACATCTTCAGCCGGCTGATCTACGGCTTGCGCACGGCGCTGTTCGTGGCGTTCGGCGCGGAGCTGGCGTCGTTGCTGGTCGCGATCATCATCGGTCTGTCGGCCGGCTACATCGGTGGGCGCGTCGATCAGGGCCTGATGGGCATCACCGACGTCATGTATGCCTTCCCCAGCTACCTGTTCGCGATTGTCCTGGTCACGGTCATGGGGCGCAGCCTCTGGGCGGTGATGCTGGCGATCGGGATCTCGTCCTGGGTTACCCAGGCCCGGCTGGTACGAGCGCAAGTGCTGAGTGTGAAGGAACGAGAATACGTGGAGGCGGCCCGGTCGATGGGCGCCTCCGGAACCACCATCTCGTTGCGCTACATCCTGCCGAACGCGGTTGGACCGCTGCTGGTGACCACCAGCTTCGCGATCCCGGCGGCGATCAGTGCGGAAGCGGGCCTGGCGCTGCTCGGACTCGGTGTACAGCCACCCACGCCGTCGTGGGGGTCGATGATCTCCGAAGGCATCGGCTACATCCTGGCGGCGCCGCACATGCTGTTCCTGCCGGCCACCCTGTTCGCCCTCACACTGCTGGCGTTCACCTGGGTGGGCGACGGAGTCCGGGACGCCTTCGACGCCAGTGGGGAGAGCCGATGA
- a CDS encoding ABC transporter ATP-binding protein: MSEPLLEVRDLRTDFALKDRELRVVDGVSLTVEQGQALAIVGESGSGKSVTMRSVMRVLPKTGRIVGGTAKLNGRDVLALSERQMRQVRGREIGMVFQNAMEALNPTLTLERQLTEHLRWHGICDQAEAKRRAIETLGDVGIPEPEKRIRTYPFQLSGGMRQRAMIAMAMVARPKLLIADEPTTAVDVTVQRQILDLLATLKERGTGVIMITHDLGVARYFCDEAIVMYGGRVVEQASVRSLLAEPAHPYSAGLLRSTVEVGGRHRALTPIPGAPPDLAYRPSGCVFHPRCDQAEESCRKNEQPLLPLPTPVPAGGRDVAARPDTTTTTSRVVACWKAVERG, translated from the coding sequence ATGAGCGAGCCGCTGCTGGAGGTACGCGACCTGCGAACCGATTTCGCGCTCAAAGACCGCGAGTTGCGCGTGGTCGACGGTGTCAGCTTGACGGTCGAGCAAGGACAGGCGCTGGCGATCGTCGGGGAGAGCGGCAGCGGTAAGAGCGTGACCATGCGCAGCGTGATGCGGGTGCTGCCGAAGACGGGCCGGATCGTGGGTGGCACGGCCAAGCTCAACGGCAGGGACGTGCTCGCGTTGTCCGAACGCCAGATGCGGCAGGTGCGCGGACGGGAGATCGGCATGGTCTTCCAGAACGCGATGGAGGCGCTCAACCCCACCTTGACTCTGGAGCGGCAGCTCACCGAACACCTGCGCTGGCACGGCATCTGCGACCAGGCTGAAGCCAAACGCAGAGCCATCGAGACGCTTGGCGACGTCGGCATCCCGGAGCCGGAGAAGCGGATCCGCACCTACCCGTTCCAACTGTCCGGCGGCATGCGGCAACGCGCCATGATCGCGATGGCGATGGTGGCCCGGCCGAAACTGTTGATCGCCGACGAGCCGACCACAGCCGTGGACGTCACGGTCCAGCGGCAGATCCTCGACCTACTCGCCACCCTCAAGGAGCGCGGCACCGGCGTCATCATGATCACCCACGATCTGGGTGTCGCGCGGTATTTCTGCGACGAGGCCATCGTGATGTACGGCGGGCGGGTCGTGGAGCAGGCCTCGGTCCGCTCGCTGCTCGCCGAACCGGCGCATCCCTACTCCGCCGGTTTGCTCCGTTCGACGGTGGAGGTCGGCGGCCGGCATCGTGCGCTGACACCGATTCCGGGAGCGCCGCCGGATCTGGCCTATCGGCCGTCTGGTTGTGTCTTCCATCCCCGCTGTGACCAGGCCGAGGAGAGCTGCCGGAAGAACGAGCAGCCGCTCCTGCCGCTGCCCACCCCGGTACCCGCGGGCGGACGGGACGTTGCCGCGAGACCCGACACGACGACCACCACCTCGCGAGTGGTGGCCTGCTGGAAGGCGGTGGAGCGTGGTTGA
- a CDS encoding ATP-binding cassette domain-containing protein → MTQNAAVGDTRSTTVGGDAGVTPVVAAESVDKVFATRAGDVHAVRDVSLAVQPGETLGLVGESGSGKSTMARLLMGLLPPTSGTVRFDGVDLSTMRGASLRRLRAQMQMVFQNPFGSLLPHYSAVANVAEPLRLHKRGDKKSRREQAIELLELVGVNPRFADHYPRQFSGGQQQRVAIARALALEPRLLMCDEPTSSLDVSIQAQVLALLEELRNRLGLTVVFISHNLAVVERFADRVAVMCLGRVVEIAPAEVLFDRPQHPYTQQLLAAILPVTSDPPPLPRSTWQPENGLDGELREVAPGHFARDASPGARE, encoded by the coding sequence GTGACCCAGAACGCGGCCGTGGGCGACACCCGGTCCACGACGGTGGGCGGCGACGCCGGCGTCACGCCGGTGGTGGCCGCCGAAAGCGTCGACAAGGTGTTCGCGACTCGTGCCGGCGACGTGCACGCCGTGCGGGATGTGTCGTTGGCTGTGCAGCCGGGAGAGACCTTGGGTCTGGTCGGCGAGAGCGGAAGTGGCAAATCCACGATGGCCAGGCTGCTGATGGGCCTGCTCCCGCCGACTTCCGGCACGGTGCGATTCGACGGCGTCGACCTGTCGACGATGCGGGGCGCGTCGTTGCGCCGGCTCCGTGCCCAGATGCAGATGGTGTTCCAGAACCCCTTCGGTTCATTGCTGCCGCACTACAGCGCGGTGGCGAACGTGGCCGAGCCGCTGCGGCTGCACAAGCGCGGTGACAAGAAGTCTCGCCGGGAGCAGGCGATCGAACTGCTTGAACTAGTGGGGGTGAACCCGCGCTTCGCCGACCACTATCCGCGCCAGTTCTCCGGTGGTCAGCAGCAGCGGGTGGCCATCGCCCGGGCACTCGCCCTGGAACCGCGGCTGCTGATGTGTGACGAACCGACGTCGTCCCTCGACGTCTCGATTCAGGCGCAGGTGCTGGCCCTGCTGGAAGAGCTGCGCAACCGGCTCGGGCTGACCGTCGTGTTCATCTCCCACAACCTGGCCGTGGTCGAGCGATTCGCCGATCGGGTCGCCGTGATGTGCCTGGGCCGAGTGGTCGAGATCGCCCCGGCCGAAGTCCTGTTCGACCGGCCACAGCACCCGTACACACAACAACTGCTGGCGGCCATTCTGCCGGTGACCAGTGATCCGCCTCCATTGCCACGCAGCACGTGGCAGCCGGAAAACGGCCTTGATGGGGAGCTGCGTGAAGTGGCCCCAGGCCATTTCGCGCGCGATGCGTCGCCTGGCGCGAGGGAGTGA
- a CDS encoding sugar isomerase domain-containing protein, producing the protein MTETQTARNHPAPATPELMDRYLGEISAILTTIRDEEAAAIEAAADTIARHIADDRLVYIYGPGGHSNLAAQEVFFRAGGLAHMSAILDDGTLLSSGAMRSMAMERTPGYGTVVLADNDIGAGDLLVLVNAYGINAALIDAALYAKRVGAVVIGVSSKVHAQSTAPDHPARHPSRQDLHDLVDVHIDTKVPVGDAVLRLDGVDEPVAAISTFVNAYALNCLTASATAALVRRGIDPPIWRSGNAPGGDDQHTGIVERFRSRVRWL; encoded by the coding sequence ATGACCGAGACGCAGACCGCGCGCAATCATCCGGCGCCCGCCACTCCTGAGCTGATGGACCGGTACCTCGGCGAGATCTCGGCCATTCTGACGACCATCCGGGACGAGGAAGCCGCGGCCATCGAGGCCGCCGCTGACACCATCGCCCGGCACATCGCCGATGACCGGCTGGTCTACATCTACGGACCAGGCGGGCATTCCAATCTCGCGGCCCAGGAGGTCTTCTTCCGTGCTGGAGGACTAGCGCACATGAGTGCGATTCTCGACGACGGCACACTCCTGTCCAGCGGCGCGATGCGATCGATGGCGATGGAGCGCACCCCCGGATACGGGACTGTCGTGCTAGCGGACAACGACATCGGCGCAGGCGACCTGCTCGTCCTGGTCAACGCTTATGGAATCAACGCCGCGTTGATCGACGCCGCGTTGTATGCCAAGCGCGTCGGCGCCGTCGTCATCGGAGTGTCCTCGAAAGTGCATGCCCAGTCCACGGCGCCGGATCACCCTGCGCGGCACCCGTCCCGGCAGGATCTCCACGATCTCGTCGATGTGCACATCGACACCAAGGTGCCGGTGGGGGACGCGGTGCTGCGGCTCGACGGTGTGGACGAGCCGGTGGCGGCGATCTCGACCTTCGTGAACGCGTACGCGCTGAACTGCTTGACCGCGTCGGCGACGGCTGCCCTGGTCCGGCGCGGCATCGACCCGCCAATCTGGCGCAGCGGCAACGCGCCCGGAGGCGATGACCAACACACGGGCATCGTCGAACGGTTCCGATCCCGGGTGCGGTGGCTATGA
- a CDS encoding AAA family ATPase, translated as MQRARDDLRAMRERTLALNAQGGDAVSTEYLKASLNRRAKSLEDDPALPLFFGRIDRLRHDTGESDTGATTGDTEAATETFHIGRRHVMDQAGDPVVIDWRADVSRAFYQASRRDPQDVVTRRRFGFADGELTSYEDEHPLDPDEPDVTSQILTAEIERPRVGPMRDIVATIQPEQDDVVRLTLDHSVCVQGAPGTGKTAVGLHRAAYLLHTYRNRLARQGVLVIGPNRAFLHYIAQVLPTLGEVDVRQMTMPELTATVPVRREDASDAAVLKGDARMAEVVRRAIWSHVAEPAESLLVPRGSRTWRVPAYEVSEAIEVLRTRGEGYATGRALLSQRLAHRVLLRIEASGEITDDRVQNAVARSRPVKAYVDGLWPALDAERVVMRLLGDAEFLANAADGVLDDTEQQLIRWDRPARGPKSAPWSHADAVLVDEAQSVIERASGVGHVVLDEAQDLSPMELRAVGRRAAGGSMTVLGDIAQGTTPWATPAWPEALGHLGQQNVHLEVLRKGYRVPAAVVEFAARLLPSIAPGVEPPQPVRSNPGVLDIVEISASELGKSVAAAVRDVTARVGSAGVIAADATLADVARWLTDDGIAFGQMEDDEALTLVPASLAKGLEYDHVVVVEPARIVAAELHGLRRLYVVLTRAVSTLTVVHTDPLPAPLS; from the coding sequence ATGCAACGTGCCAGGGACGACCTACGGGCCATGCGGGAGCGCACGCTCGCGCTCAACGCTCAGGGCGGGGACGCCGTCTCCACCGAGTATCTGAAGGCATCACTGAACCGGCGCGCCAAGTCTCTGGAAGACGATCCCGCTCTGCCGTTGTTCTTCGGCCGGATTGACCGGTTGCGCCACGATACCGGCGAGTCCGATACGGGCGCCACCACCGGCGACACCGAGGCCGCAACCGAGACATTCCACATCGGCCGCCGCCACGTCATGGACCAGGCCGGCGATCCCGTCGTCATCGACTGGCGCGCGGACGTCTCGCGAGCGTTCTACCAAGCAAGCCGCCGGGATCCACAGGACGTCGTGACGCGACGCCGGTTCGGTTTCGCCGACGGCGAGCTGACCTCGTACGAAGACGAGCATCCACTCGACCCGGACGAACCAGACGTCACCAGCCAGATCCTCACCGCGGAGATCGAGCGGCCACGCGTCGGCCCGATGCGCGACATTGTCGCCACTATTCAGCCGGAACAGGACGACGTCGTCCGGCTGACGCTCGACCATTCGGTATGCGTGCAGGGTGCACCAGGCACCGGAAAGACGGCGGTAGGACTGCATCGCGCGGCATACTTGCTGCACACATACCGCAACCGGCTCGCCCGGCAAGGCGTGCTCGTCATCGGGCCGAACCGAGCGTTCTTGCACTACATCGCCCAGGTGCTGCCTACCCTCGGTGAGGTCGACGTCAGGCAGATGACCATGCCGGAACTGACCGCGACGGTGCCGGTACGGCGCGAGGACGCCTCGGACGCCGCTGTGCTGAAAGGCGACGCCCGGATGGCCGAGGTGGTCCGGCGAGCGATCTGGTCGCACGTCGCCGAGCCGGCTGAGTCGCTCCTCGTGCCCCGCGGCAGCCGCACCTGGCGCGTCCCGGCATATGAGGTCAGCGAGGCGATCGAGGTATTGCGGACCCGCGGCGAGGGCTACGCGACCGGACGCGCACTGCTGTCGCAGCGGCTGGCCCATCGCGTGCTTCTGCGCATCGAAGCCTCAGGCGAGATCACCGACGACCGCGTACAGAACGCCGTCGCGAGATCGCGCCCGGTGAAGGCCTACGTCGACGGCCTGTGGCCAGCGCTGGACGCCGAAAGGGTCGTCATGCGCTTGCTCGGCGACGCGGAGTTCCTGGCCAATGCGGCCGACGGCGTCCTGGACGACACCGAACAGCAGCTCATCCGGTGGGACCGACCGGCCCGCGGGCCCAAGTCCGCACCGTGGAGCCACGCCGACGCCGTCCTGGTCGACGAGGCGCAGAGCGTCATCGAACGGGCCAGCGGCGTGGGGCACGTCGTGCTGGACGAAGCCCAGGATCTGTCGCCGATGGAACTGCGCGCGGTGGGCCGCAGGGCGGCAGGCGGGTCGATGACCGTACTCGGCGATATCGCTCAGGGTACGACGCCGTGGGCCACCCCCGCGTGGCCGGAAGCGCTGGGCCACCTAGGCCAGCAGAACGTGCACCTAGAGGTTCTTCGCAAGGGGTACCGCGTGCCGGCCGCCGTCGTCGAGTTCGCGGCGCGGTTGCTGCCGTCGATCGCACCGGGCGTCGAACCCCCGCAGCCGGTCCGGTCCAATCCGGGTGTGCTCGACATCGTGGAGATCAGCGCGAGTGAGCTCGGCAAGAGCGTGGCGGCCGCCGTGCGCGACGTCACCGCCCGGGTGGGTTCGGCCGGAGTGATCGCCGCCGACGCCACCCTCGCCGACGTCGCACGGTGGCTCACCGACGACGGAATCGCCTTCGGACAGATGGAGGACGACGAAGCGCTGACGCTCGTGCCGGCCAGCCTGGCCAAGGGTCTGGAATACGACCACGTGGTGGTCGTCGAACCGGCCCGGATCGTAGCCGCGGAACTCCACGGACTGCGCCGGCTCTACGTCGTGCTCACCCGCGCGGTGTCAACTCTCACCGTGGTCCACACCGATCCGCTGCCCGCCCCCCTCAGCTGA
- a CDS encoding Hsp20/alpha crystallin family protein → MNTTLALRPFADFDRAFQTLWGTPTASNGFAPAADVQRDGDNLVARFDLPGVDPEQDVTVEVQGRKLLVRGERKDSRDEEANGRRIQEVRYGSFRRAVALPVAADPGKVTASYNAGVLTVTVADVYAGTAPHRVEISTSA, encoded by the coding sequence ATGAACACCACTCTCGCACTCCGGCCGTTCGCCGACTTCGACCGCGCCTTCCAGACGCTCTGGGGCACTCCTACCGCAAGCAACGGGTTCGCTCCGGCCGCCGACGTCCAGCGCGACGGCGACAACCTCGTGGCCCGGTTCGACCTTCCCGGGGTAGACCCCGAGCAGGACGTCACCGTCGAGGTTCAGGGCCGCAAGCTGCTCGTCCGCGGTGAGCGCAAGGACAGCCGTGACGAAGAAGCCAACGGCCGTCGCATCCAGGAGGTCCGTTACGGGAGCTTCCGGCGCGCGGTCGCGTTGCCGGTAGCTGCCGACCCGGGCAAGGTGACGGCTTCGTACAACGCCGGCGTCCTGACGGTCACCGTGGCCGACGTGTATGCCGGTACCGCGCCGCACCGGGTCGAGATATCCACGTCGGCCTGA
- a CDS encoding GTP-binding protein: MSEPLPITVVSTADPVLRDSTTLAIVLDAPAAVALSYTMGSEAIRRTISDISGVLEDEEVRLEHICLNCALREDVIPTLQRLAALERWSAATLALPVGAEPQPVAEAIAAAGTQLRIASVVTVADLTTLEDDLLGDDLLADRGYELAPGDDRAVAEALAHQIEYADVIITPDRNARGHDLLDHIRSRESQHWSGLHGINGTWLFGQHHDPMRSALRNDPRNIEPALVASEPGGPTWTLDLHSSRPFHPARLMASIERLASGRIRSRGRFWLPTRPDALCIWDGAGGQLAIGDGGTWVGTKPSTRLVITGTGNERSRLRNAFTDILLTPAEMSSGLSRWAGIDDGFDPWLGGQATAA; the protein is encoded by the coding sequence GTGTCCGAACCACTCCCCATCACCGTCGTCTCCACCGCCGACCCCGTCCTCAGAGACTCCACCACGCTCGCCATCGTCCTCGACGCTCCGGCAGCCGTCGCTCTGAGCTACACGATGGGATCGGAGGCGATCCGCCGCACCATTTCCGACATCAGCGGTGTGCTCGAGGACGAAGAAGTGCGGCTCGAACACATCTGCCTCAACTGCGCCTTGCGCGAGGACGTCATCCCCACTCTGCAACGCCTCGCCGCGCTGGAACGCTGGAGCGCAGCCACCCTGGCCCTGCCGGTCGGAGCCGAGCCGCAGCCGGTTGCCGAGGCCATCGCCGCCGCCGGGACGCAGTTGCGTATCGCCTCCGTTGTCACTGTCGCGGACCTCACGACCCTGGAAGACGACCTGCTCGGTGACGACCTCCTCGCGGATCGCGGATACGAGCTCGCCCCCGGAGACGACCGCGCCGTGGCCGAGGCCCTGGCCCACCAGATCGAGTACGCCGACGTCATCATCACGCCGGACCGCAACGCTCGCGGCCACGACCTGCTGGATCACATCCGCAGCCGGGAGTCGCAGCATTGGAGCGGGCTGCATGGCATCAACGGCACGTGGCTGTTCGGCCAGCATCATGATCCGATGCGCTCAGCCCTGCGCAACGATCCCCGGAATATCGAGCCGGCCCTCGTCGCCAGCGAGCCAGGTGGGCCCACATGGACCCTCGATCTGCATTCGAGCAGGCCGTTCCACCCAGCTCGCCTCATGGCGTCCATCGAGCGGCTCGCCTCCGGCAGAATCCGGTCCCGCGGCCGGTTCTGGCTCCCCACCCGGCCCGACGCCCTCTGCATCTGGGACGGCGCGGGCGGCCAGCTCGCCATCGGCGATGGCGGCACGTGGGTAGGCACCAAGCCCAGTACCCGGCTGGTCATCACCGGCACCGGCAACGAGCGGTCCCGGCTGCGCAACGCCTTCACCGACATCCTGTTGACCCCGGCCGAAATGAGCTCCGGCCTAAGCCGCTGGGCCGGCATCGACGACGGCTTCGATCCATGGCTGGGTGGACAGGCCACGGCTGCCTGA
- the rpmB gene encoding 50S ribosomal protein L28 has translation MSAHCQVTGTVPGFGHRISHSHRRTKRRFNPNIQRKRYWVPSLGRNVTLTVSARGIKTIDRRGIDAVVREILARGERI, from the coding sequence ATGTCGGCCCACTGCCAAGTCACTGGTACGGTGCCCGGTTTCGGACATCGCATCTCCCACTCGCACCGGCGCACTAAGCGGCGGTTCAACCCCAACATCCAGCGCAAGCGCTACTGGGTGCCATCGCTGGGCCGGAACGTGACCCTCACCGTTAGCGCCCGGGGCATCAAGACCATCGACCGGCGCGGTATCGATGCTGTGGTGCGCGAGATTCTCGCCCGTGGGGAGCGGATCTGA
- the rpmG gene encoding 50S ribosomal protein L33, producing MAKSADLRPIIKMRSTAGTGYTYVTRKNRRNDPDRMRLRKYDPVVRRHVEFREER from the coding sequence ATGGCCAAGAGCGCGGACCTTCGTCCGATCATCAAGATGCGATCCACTGCCGGCACTGGCTACACCTATGTCACCCGGAAGAACCGCCGCAATGACCCCGACCGGATGCGGTTGCGAAAGTACGACCCCGTTGTGCGGCGGCACGTCGAGTTCCGGGAGGAGCGCTGA